Proteins from a single region of Pseudorasbora parva isolate DD20220531a chromosome 22, ASM2467924v1, whole genome shotgun sequence:
- the LOC137057877 gene encoding protein phosphatase 1 regulatory subunit 15B, with amino-acid sequence MSTHGHFSQGDTRSARDSDERTDSSWISVFSLVSRPAWSLLQRYLPGRSQTAFEMKSSLDIGNSLTPLKVAYLQCQHENVAHASSGDPETLAWFTHDSLSELGIQNPSQKEFDLQKQASVGYLGTARNLLSQVLMNTPEKRRGTGERAKPERGCDSCPDTVSLRSTNWWWGGFSETDDRPQNLLLNVAQSRKETDTSCQHCGEHHSGGYCQSRSPVAVAMTTKLCVCCHDRRSMHNESTGPLCSKELTLNASLHMSEPESLPNSYQLPLDVKQQLLVCSRAYNEVAVLTPDQDNGYSSLEEEHSNSKLHMTLLSNEQEVLETAKDNPSQSNTTESEFHSEPVICEEEIKEREKEDPEKTPKTAAETGPFVATPQCQNKVIAYIMGSPCSGESESEDDDDWDSNDDDGFDSEGSSQFSESEDLEDSDDESEEDSDEEEADSEAERLWNSLCQSGDPYNPRNFTAPIRTASKPSPATTDSLVSESPPAHMSSQLSPPPSSPALSESESSEDACEMDEEENQRLWKSFSCSADPYSLLNFQAPIETQKPPKGCRKKKAHGMPRYEREEAEERLDSGFSEISHLPSSSSATVVQLRKVTFMEEVEEFYASSDEDRHGPWEEIARDRCRFQRRVQEVEETISYCLSSTFRLDIFQRRYSTS; translated from the exons ATGAGCACACATGGACACTTTTCTCAAGGGGACACGCGATCCGCGCGTGACAGTGACGAGCGCACTGACAGCTCGTGGATAAGCGTGTTCTCTCTGGTCTCCAGGCCTGCGTGGTCTCTCCTGCAGAGATATTTGCCGGGAAGAAGCCAAACTGCATTTGAAATGAAGTCAAGTCTAGATATTGGAAACTCTCTGACCCCTTTGAAAGTTGCATACCTCCAGTGCCAGCATGAAAATGTGGCGCATGCGTCCTCCGGAGATCCGGAGACACTTGCCTGGTTCACGCACGATTCGTTGAGCGAACTGGGAATTCAGAACCCCTCCCAGAAAGAATTCGATCTTCAAAAGCAGGCTTCGGTCGGATACCTCGGAACGGCCAGAAACCTGCTCAGCCAGGTGCTAATGAACACGCCGGAAAAAAGGCGAGGGACTGGAGAGCGCGCAAAACCAGAACGCGGATGCGATTCGTGCCCGGATACGGTGTCCCTGCGATCCACTAACTGGTGGTGGGGTGGATTTTCGGAGACCGACGACAGACCTCAAAACTTGCTGCTAAATGTAGCACAAAGCAGAAAAGAGACTGATACGAGCTGTCAGCATTGTGGAGAACATCACAGTGGCGGCTATTGTCAAAGCCGCTCGCCCGTGGCCGTTGCTATGACGACCaaactgtgtgtgtgctgcCATGATAGGCGATCAATGCACAACGAAAGCACTGGACCCTTGTGCTCCAAAGAGCTGACCCTCAATGCTAGCCTGCACATGTCCGAACCAGAATCCCTCCCCAACTCATACCAGCTTCCACTAGATGTTAAGCAGCAACTACTAGTTTGTAGTAGAGCCTATAATGAGGTGGCAGTTCTGACCCCTGACCAAGATAATGGCTACTCCAGCTTGGAGGAAGAACACTCAAATAGTAAACTTCACATGACGCTGCTTTCCAATGAACAGGAGGTGTTGGAAACAGCCAAAGACAACCCATCTCAGAGTAACACTACAGAGAGTGAGTTTCATAGTGAACCTGTTATTTGTGAGGAGGAAATTAAGGAAAGAGAAAAAGAGGACCCAGAGAAGACCCCCAAAACAGCTGCTGAAACCGGGCCATTTGTGGCCACGCCTCAGTGTCAAAACAAGGTCATCGCTTACATCATGGGCAGTCCTTGCAGCGGAGAATCTGAATCGGAGGATGATGACGATTGGGACAGTAATGACGATGATGGCTTTGACAGTGAAGGCTCATCCCAGTTCTCAGAGTCTGAGGACCTGGAAGACAGTGACGATGAATCTGAGGAAGACTCGGATGAAGAGGAGGCCGACTCTGAGGCCGAGAGGCTGTGGAATTCTCTGTGCCAAAGCGGGGATCCTTATAACCCGAGGAACTTCACAGCTCCAATAAGGACAGCCTCCAAGCCAAGCCCTGCGACTACAGACTCCTTGGTCTCAGAGTCTCCACCAGCGCATATGTCCTCCCAGCTTTCTCCGCCTCCTTCGTCGCCCGCGCTCTCAGAGAGCGAGTCCAGCGAAGATGCCTGTGAGATGGACGAGGAAGAGAATCAGAGACTGTGGAAGTCTTTTAGCTGCTCGGCAGACCCCTACAGCCTCCTCAACTTCCAGGCCCCCATAGAGACTCAGAAACCGCCCAAAGGGTGCCGTAAGAAGAAGGCGCACGGAATGCCACGCTACGAGAGAGAGGAGGCTGAGGAGAGGCTGGACAGTGGATTCTCTGAGATTTCCCACTTGCCATCCTCAAGCAGTGCCACGGTTGTTCAGCTGAGGAAG GTGACATTTATGGAAGAGGTCGAGGAGTTCTATGCCAGCAGCGATGAGGATCGCCATGGGCCCTGGGAGGAAATCGCCCGGGACCGCTGTCGTTTTCAGCGCCGTGTACAGGAAGTTGAAGAGACTATCAGCTACTGCCTTTCTTCAACTTTCCGCCTGGACATTTTTCAAAGACGCTACAGTACTAGCTAA